A window of Mercenaria mercenaria strain notata chromosome 16, MADL_Memer_1, whole genome shotgun sequence contains these coding sequences:
- the LOC128549282 gene encoding LOW QUALITY PROTEIN: arginine kinase-like (The sequence of the model RefSeq protein was modified relative to this genomic sequence to represent the inferred CDS: substituted 1 base at 1 genomic stop codon), translating to MENITIAEEKNLIETHLLFNHSNSASRSAGVYQKWPRNRGIYINKTKTFXVWISETDHTRIISMQPGGRIDQVYSRLVEGVRIIEKQLRFAHSDRLGYITFCPTNIWTTLRASVHIKIPKLAANKDVLGKLFDDYNLQVRGTDGDGIGIFGDTFDISNKRRMGLTEIQAVVEMATGVKAIINKEENL from the exons ATGGAGAATATCACTATAGCAGAAGAAAAAAACCTGATTGAAACACATTTACTTTTCAACCACTCGAATAG CGCTTCCAGATCAGCCGGCGTTTACCAGAAATGGCCAAGGAACCGTGGTATTTACATAAACAAGACGAAAACATTCTAAGTCTGGATCAGCGAAACAGATCACACACGTATAATCTCAATGCAGCCCGGCGGACGCATTGATCAAGTCTATTCGAGACTAGTAGAAGGTGTACGTATAATTGAAAAGCAGCTCCGTTTTGCACACAGTGATCGTCTTGGTTACATAACCTTCTGCCCAACTAACATTTGGACCACACTAAGGGCCTCAGTTCATATCAAAATCCCTAAGCTAGCTGCTAATAAGGACGTTTTGGGAAAGCTGTTTGATGACTACAATCTACAAGTACGTGGGACAGATGGTGATGGTATCGGCATATTCGGAGATACATTCGATATAAGCAACAAACGTAGAATGGGCCTTACAGAAATACAGGCAGTGGTAGAAATGGCAACCGGTGTAAAGGCCAtcataaataaagaagaaaatttataG